AGGCTCTTTAATGCCGCGGCATGAAGCCACGTGGCCGCCCCAGTTGGGCGAGCTTGCCGCCGCAGTCGCAGCAGGTGAGACACCCATCTTTCACCCCAACACTGGCCAAGAATTCAGCACCGGGATAGAGATCCAGTTACACGCCGCCGCGGCGGCCGGGCTGGATGTTCCACGCTATTGCCAGTTATGTGGGCGGCGCATGGTGGTCCAAGTTCGCCCCGATGGCTGGCTGGCTCACTGCTCCCGGCACGGCGACCTGGATTCCGCGCTGCTCGATTCTTGATGTGTTAGAGGCTCAAGTGCCGAAGGACATCGGCTAGCCGGAGCGCACCGGTGTCTACGTCTTCAGCTTCTGCAAACTCCGCAGGAGAGTGCGATGTTCCGGTGGGGTTGCGCACAAAAAGCATGCCGGTAGGGATGTGGGTGCTAAGAATGCCGGCATCATGCCCGGCTCCCGTGTCTAGGACCGGTGCGCTGGCAAGTACGCTCTTCATTGCTTCGCGCAATTTGCTGTCGAAATGGACGGTGGGGGAGAAGGACTCCTCATCAATACGGATTTTGCAGCCCTCAGCCTCCGCCAGCTGCTGTGCGCGCTGGGTTATCCGCTCGACGATGGCCTTGGTAGTTTCATCATCACGGTGTCGCACGTCGATCCACAGATCGACTTGGGAGGCGATAACGTTTGTGCCGCCGGGTGTGACCTCGAATCGGCCCACCGTGGCGCGTGCTTGTTTGACGCTTTGGCCCTCTTCTCGAACGGCGGAAATGATGTGCGCACCCACAAGCATGGGGTCGTGCCTGTCCTGCATGCGGGTGGTACCCGCGTGATCACCAGTTCCTGTAATTCGGGCATGCCAGCGGCCATGGCCCAGGATGGTACCGGCGATGGCCACCGGTTTATCGAGGTCTATCAAACCCTTGCCCTGTTCGATATGGAGCTCGACAAACTGCGCTAGTCGGGCCAAGCCCTCCTTATCGGCACCGATTGAGGAATGGTCGAAGCCTGCGGCCTCCGCGGCTTCGGCGTAAGTGATGCCCTCTGGGTCCGTCAGGGTTCGTACCTTCTCCGGAGTGGCTGCGCCTGTCGCCAGTCGCGAACTCAGGCATGCCAAACCGAAGCGCGATCCCTCTTCTTCCGGAAACACTAATATCGCAATGGGGCGGGACGGCTCAAACCCTTCGTTTTTTAAGGCGGCGACAGCAGACAATGCACTTGCTACTCCCAGCGGTCCATCGAAATTGCCTCCGCCGGGGACCGAATCCAGATGGCTTCCGGTACCAATGGCATTGGTTCGCTCCTTGCTGGGGGTATCCCACCACGCCCATAAGATTCCGTTACGGTCTTGCTCTACGTCGAGCCCAAGCGAAGCGGCCTTCTCGATGAACCACTGGTTGAGCTTCTGCTCCGGCGGAGAGAATACAGGGCGGCTGTACCCACCGCGTACTGGGTCCCTTCCGATATCAGCGATTTCACTAAGCAGTGCGTTGGGGGTGAAAGTGATGGTAGTGGTCATAGTTATGCCTCCTGAAGGAATCGTTGTGGGTGAGCGCGGAAGAGCTCAGGTGTTTGAATGTCGCCAGTAACCAACTCATAGATGGTGCTGCCGATTAATGGTGCGAATTTCGCACCCTGGCCGGAACAAGCAGAAACAATGGTGATGCCCTCGGCGCGGTCGATGATCATGCGGTCATCAGGGATATTGGTAAAGATGCAAGTGGTCTCCGCGTATGGCTCCGGGATGAGTCCCGGGCAACTGCTCTTCACGAAGTCGATGACGCGTTGTCGGTTAGCTGCATCAACGACGCCATCTTGGTTTCCAGCATGTCCGATAACACGCCCACCGTTATATTCTGCGACTTTTTGTCCCCGGAATCCGGCATCACCGCCGCCGGGGAGTCCGTAGCCCTGGAACTCTGGCTCCTTGGAAATGAAACACGGCCAGGAGGTGTTTTCGCCCAGTGGGGTCTCTCCCCAGTCTGAGGTATCGCGGTAGTGGAAGTGGTAGGCATTTTCTTGGCGCACCTGGATTTCTGGCATTCGCTCTAAGAATCCTTGCGGCAACTGGAGATTTCCCAGCAAGCTAGGCAACCAGCCTCCGCTCGCGACGATGACCTGCTCTCCTTCGACGATATCGCCGGTGGTGGAAGTTACGCGATAGCCGGCGCCTTGGCGAGCCACGGATTCAACTTCCCAGCCACAGCGCAAATGTGCTCCTGCTTGAATGGCCAGATTGTTCATGGCGGCAACAGTCTCACCAGCGTTGATGACTCCTGCTTCGGGGTGCCAGAGAACGGGCCTGAACCCCGGAAAGTGGACACCGGGGTTTTAATCAAGAAGCATGTTTGAGTGTAGCTTCATTGTGCCGCTCAAACACGTTTGGCGCGAGGTGATTACACGACGAGTGCCTTCGTACCGTGTTGTACCTGGTGCACCACCGAAACACCTCGCTTTGACACACCGGCTGGTTAGTGAATGTTTTAGAATCTTGCAGCACTTCACGCTTCATTGAGGCGTTGAATGACTCGGCTAAGGCGTTATCTGCGCTGGTTCCGATTGCGCCCATCGACTGTGTAACCCCAAGCGCCGCACAGGTCTTTTGGAATGCTTGCGAGGTATAGACACTGCCGTGATCCGAGTAAAATATTGCCCCTTTAAGGCTGCCGCGCTGGCTTTTAGCAGCTGTGAGGGCATCGTGAACCAAGCTAGTGCGCATATGATCCGCAATCGCGAAACCCACCAGCCTGCGGGAATAGCAATCAATCACGGTAGCCAGATACATATTTACCCCACCCGTAATCGGCAGGTAAGTGATTTCACCGACATAGACCTGGTTAGGTTTGTCGGCGGTAAACTTCCGTCCGACCAAGTCCGCAAACGCTGGTTTCTTCTTATCCGAAACAGTAGTGGTGACTTTGCGTTTTTTCGTGTACCCAAACAGTTTCATTGACCTCATCACTCGTGCGACCCGTTTATGGTTGACAGGTCTATTTTGGGGGTTGTCGCTGAGCTCTGCCGTGACGCGTTTGGTACCGTAACAGCCCTTTTCTGCGGCGAACACGGCCTTGACTTTCGCGCCGAGGATAGCATCGCTAAACAAGCGTTTCTTGCGCTTGGCTGCCCCAGATTTCCATTTATAAAACGAGGAACGATTCAACTGCAAAACTTCACATAACCGCTTAACCGGGTAGGTTTTTCGCGCGTCGTCAACGAACCCGAAGCGGGTTACCAACTCGTCTCTTCCGCGAAATATTTAGCAGCCTTTTGCAAAATATCGCGCTCTTCTTGCAAGCGTTTAACTTGGCGTTCAAGCTGCCGGATCCGCTCGGTGTCGGTGACCGAGGCGGCCGAGGAAGAATCTGGGGTGTTGATCATGGTGTGCGCGGCTGCCCTGTACCTTTTGACCCAGTTATGCAAGGTAGCGCGGTTGATCCCGAGATCAGTGGCAATAGTGGTCAATGAAGCACTCGAGGAATTCTCATAGAGTGCGACAGCATCACGCTTGAACTCTTCGGTATAGGTCTTGCTTGGCATAGTGAGGAGATTTACCTTTCAGTCCCACATTGATGGGAAATTAGGTGTCTACCAAACAGGGGTCAGGTCCGTTTTCCTCGCCGTTCCTGATTGCTCTCAGCAACGTCTCTCAATCGGTCGTTTTAGAGGCGTCGGTGCTCACTGAGTTCTATGACTCTCCACTAACTTTGCAACAGCACCGTCGAGCCTTAACCCGCGAGACGTACTAGAGCGAACATCACGGCTAAATAGCCGCCAGAAATGCGACAAGTATCCACACAGGCACTTATTGGCAAAGTTCGGGATGCTCACTCTGCCAGAGTGGATAATCATCTCGTCATCATCAGGATTGTAATAGACGGGACGCGTGTCCGCTTTGCTGGGTTTTCTGGGTGGGTCTTTTGAGGGTCTTGTCTCCCGAATTCCCCTGAAAACGTCGGGGTAGGGGTATTCACAATTCACCGCCTGATCAATTGCAGTATACCGGCGAAAGTCGAGGTAATTCGTTTATGGTGCGCTGCAGTGCAGGATTCTCCAGAGCCAACCACATCTGAATGGGGGTGCTTAAAACGAACTTAAGAGTAGTTATAGATCACCCCTTTACTTTAACTAGGAGTTAAGCTATATATTATATGTCTTGTTTTTAGGGGCGGCATCGAGCGCGCTGAATGTCAGAAACCAGCCATTCAGATTGTTTTCCCAACCTATGGCGCTTATGTGGGACTGGCGCATCTGAGCGTCGGATGATAAATGATTTAATTCTTCAGGAGATAATCTATGGCCACCATCACCCGTAAATCGCTTTCGGCAGTCGCCGTGGCCTCATTGCTTGCAGCGGGAACATTTTTCGGTGCCGGTGCTGTCAATGGGGGGGCTACGTTCCTGCCCTCCGCTGCCGCTCAGACCACTCAGACCGCTGCGATCGATGGCATTCCGGAAACCGCGAGCCTGCAGATCAATAAGCGCCTCGGCCTGCCGGGTGAGACCCGGGATAACGGCACCGAGATCACCAGCGACGTTCCCGGTGACCCGGCTGAGGGTATCGAGTTCTCGATTTTTCCCGTCACCGGCATTGATCTGACCACCTTGGCAGGCTGGCAGGCTGCCGATGACCTGGATATCAACACTTTCTTTACCGGTGGAGGCCCAAATTCCTACAGCTCGCTGATTACCGAAGGATTGGGTGCGGAGCAGACCGCGACCACCGATGCTGGCGGTGTTGCGCCCTTCAACGACATCGATACCGGTCTGTACCTGGTGGTTGAGGAGGCTAACCCGACCCTGACCAATGGTCAGGCGGTTGCCCCGGCTGCCCCCTTCCTGGTCACCGTGCCCATGACCGACCCGGTCGATCGAACCACCTGGCTGGACACGGTGCACGTCTACCCGAAGAACCAAGCGGTGGCAGCGCCGGCCAAGACGATCGGCGATCCTGTTCCGACCGATGTAGGGGCAGAAGGACCGAACCTGACTGGCTCCTCGCTCGGTGAGCTCATCAGCTACAACATCCAGGGGCAGGTGCCCGATCTCTCGCAAGAGACTGCACTCAACGGGTTCACCATCACTGATAAGCTCCCTGCGGAACTGGGAGAGCCACAGGAGCTCACGGTGAGCTTGAACGGAACCCCGTTGGAGGCAGACGCCTTTACCTCTCGAACCTGGCCGGTCACGGAAGATGGAGCTGAACGACAGGTTTTGTCTGTCGTGCTGTCCGCAGACACCTTGTCCGGAGTAGCCGCCGAAGCTACCATCGACGTCGGTTTCAAGGCGGAGGTGACAGCTGTTCCGCAAGCTACCCTGGATAACCAGGCTTGGGTATCACCGACCGCAATCGCTGCCGCGGATGGTTGGAACCCCGGAGTTGACGGCCCGAACCCGGGTACCGTCTCGAACGCCACCCGCTCGATCTATGGTGAGATCAACATTCAAAAGACCGGCCAGGGTGATGACTTAACCGGACTCGCCAACGCGATCTTCGAACTGCACCGCTGCGATGCCGACGGCAACCTGGCCGCGGGCAGTCTGCCGATCCAGGTCGGCGGGACCACCACGTGGACCACTGCGGACGATGGCGGTGCGAGCATTTCCGGTATCCACCTGGCCAACGTGACCGACCAGGACGACTTGGCGGGTACCTACGACGACCTCTGGGCCGGGAACGGTGAGCAGTTCTGCCTGGTCGAAACCGAGGCGCCGGAAGGTTATGCGCTTCTGCCGGAGCCTGTGGGTGTGACTCTGCCCTATGGCGCTGACACTGTTAACCTGGTCAGCGTCGATCAGCCGATCGAAAACGTCGAGAATAATGCCGGTTTCTCCTTGCCGCTGACCGGCGGCATGGGTATCTGGCTGATTCTCGGCGGTGGCATCCTGTTGCTGTTGATCGCCGCGGCCTACTACCTGGTGACCCGCAAGCGCGATAACGCATAACCAACGGCCCGGTTATTTATAGCGCCACCGCGGTAGTTGCTGTGGTGGCTGGGCGGGCCAGATTCAGGAGTGTCAGAGATGACCGTGGTCGAAAAGGCTGGGGCGGTTAAACGCTCAACGGTCCATAAGGTCATCCCGATTGTGCTGGTTATCGCCGGCATTCTCGTGTTGCTCTATCCGGTTGCCGTCACGTATCTGCGCAATGCCAACCACGCCTCGATCGCGGATGCCTACCGCAATTCGCAGACCCAGGTACCTGAGGTTGATCGTGCAGCCTGGTTGGAACGTGCCCGGGAGTACAACGACACCAACACCAATATCCCGATCCTGGATCCGTGGTTGGCGCGGGTATCCAAGGAGAACGCGCCCTACCGCGGTTACCTGGAGCAATTAAATCCCACCGGGGATCCGGAAGCGCCCATGGCGACGGTGTCGATCCCGGCGATCGACTCGAAACTGCCGCTTTATCACGGCACTGCTGCGGAGACGCTGCAGCGCGGGCTGGGCCACCTCTACGGCTCCGCCCTGCCGGTGGGCGGCGAAGGGAACCATTCGGTGCTGACTGGCCACACCGGGTTGACCACCGCCACGATGTTCGACCGTTTAGATGAGGTTGTTGAAGGTGACGTGTTTTACCTCGATGTTCTCGGGGAGCCGCTGAAGTATGAGGTGGATCAGATCAAGGTTGTCCTGCCTAATGAGATCGATGATCTCCAGCCGGAGGAAGGTCGCGATCTGTTCACGCTGATCACCTGCACTCCTTATGGGGTTAACTCTCATCGTCTCCTGGTTCGCGGGACCCGTGTCCCGATGGATGAAGAAGAGCTCGAAGAGGCCTTCGGGGATGGTGGGCTGTGGCAGACCTGGATGACCTGGGTGCTGATTCTGGTGGCCATCGTCCTACTGATCATTCTGGTCCTGGTCCTTCGTATGCTGGCGCGGAAGCGCGCGGCATACCCAGGGGAGGGACGACACCGTGTTCGCTAATCGACGCCCCGTTCGCACCACTGCCGCGGCCGTAATCCTCGGTTTGCTCTGCACCGCGGCTGCCCCGTGTGCCTCCGCCCGTTCGGTGACTCCTGCGGTTATCTCGGAGTCTGTCCCGATTGTGGATGCCAATCAGCTAGGCCAGCTCACCCTGGAGTTTCGTGCACCTAACCTCAATGATGATAATCCCGGCCAAACTCACGTCGGTGTCCCCGTGAATATTCAGCGGCTCATCGGTATAGACCTGGGCACCAAGGAGGGGTGGCGGCAGGCTGCGATCTTGGAGGCCGAGGAGGTCCTCGCGTTCCCTGCTGACCGTTTCACGGACCACCGCTCCGGGAACACAGGCCCTGACGGCCGTGTCAGCTTCGCCAAGCTGCCACTGGGGTTGTACACCGTGACCGCACCTGAAGGTGCTGAGCTAACATTCGAACCTTTTGTGGTCACCGTGCCCATGACCAATGCCACCGGCACCGGCTGGGAATACTCCTTCATGGTGTACCCCAAGGCGAAGGTTGACGCTGGTACCCCGACCCGTGATCCAGAGCCTGATCCCATCCCGGGGCAGGAGGGGGCTGAACCCACCACAGAACCGGGTGGACCTGGGCAGACTAACAGACCGGGGGATTCGGGGCCGCCGGAAAGCACACCAGGCGACACAGAACACTCTTCCGGACAGCCGGAGAAGGCCGGTGCCAGCGGGGTTGATAAGTCCAATCGAGAGGGTTTGGCCAGCACCGGAGCCGCAGTCCTAAGCCTCGTGGCGGCAGGTCTGGCGATGATTCTGCTGGGCCTGTTCCTGCTGCGGCGGCGAAGGACTGAGTAATGATTTTTTCCCCACAGCCTTTTCCTACCCTGACTTTTAGAAGGAATGACCGTGATCTCCCCTGACACCATGCCGACGGCACTACAAACATCAGCCAAACGCGTGTTCAGCATCTTCGCCATCGTGGTGCTGCTGCTGACCTTGTTAGTGGTGCCGCCGAAACCATTTGAGGCAGATGCTCAGGTGACCTCTGCTCCGCAGGCCCCGGCGCAGATCGGCACGTGTGGTGCGTCAATAGCCCTGGTATTTGATCTTTCCAGTCATGTCTCTGCTGGCACACTAGAGCAAACCAAGCAGGCAGCGCGAGACTTTGTCACCCAGATGCGGGGTTCGGTTCATCAAATCGGTGTTTATACCTACGCCACTGATGCTCCGGCGCAGGGCAGTCGTAATACTTCCTTGGATCCGGTATCTGT
This region of Corynebacterium casei LMG S-19264 genomic DNA includes:
- the bsaP gene encoding biotin synthase auxiliary protein BsaP yields the protein MPRHEATWPPQLGELAAAVAAGETPIFHPNTGQEFSTGIEIQLHAAAAAGLDVPRYCQLCGRRMVVQVRPDGWLAHCSRHGDLDSALLDS
- a CDS encoding allantoate amidohydrolase, which produces MTTTITFTPNALLSEIADIGRDPVRGGYSRPVFSPPEQKLNQWFIEKAASLGLDVEQDRNGILWAWWDTPSKERTNAIGTGSHLDSVPGGGNFDGPLGVASALSAVAALKNEGFEPSRPIAILVFPEEEGSRFGLACLSSRLATGAATPEKVRTLTDPEGITYAEAAEAAGFDHSSIGADKEGLARLAQFVELHIEQGKGLIDLDKPVAIAGTILGHGRWHARITGTGDHAGTTRMQDRHDPMLVGAHIISAVREEGQSVKQARATVGRFEVTPGGTNVIASQVDLWIDVRHRDDETTKAIVERITQRAQQLAEAEGCKIRIDEESFSPTVHFDSKLREAMKSVLASAPVLDTGAGHDAGILSTHIPTGMLFVRNPTGTSHSPAEFAEAEDVDTGALRLADVLRHLSL
- a CDS encoding IS3 family transposase (programmed frameshift) encodes the protein MPSKTYTEEFKRDAVALYENSSSASLTTIATDLGINRATLHNWVKRYRAAAHTMINTPDSSSAASVTDTERIRQLERQVKRLQEERDILQKAAKYFAEGDELVTRFGFVDDARKTYPVKRLCEVLQLNRSSFYKWKSGAAKRKKRLFSDAILGAKVKAVFAAEKGCYGTKRVTAELSDNPQNRPVNHKRVARVMRSMKLFGYTKKRKVTTTVSDKKKPAFADLVGRKFTADKPNQVYVGEITYLPITGGVNMYLATVIDCYSRRLVGFAIADHMRTSLVHDALTAAKSQRGSLKGAIFYSDHGSVYTSQAFQKTCAALGVTQSMGAIGTSADNALAESFNASMKREVLQDSKTFTNQPVCQSEVFRWCTRYNTVRRHSSCNHLAPNVFERHNEATLKHAS
- a CDS encoding SpaH/EbpB family LPXTG-anchored major pilin — its product is MASLLAAGTFFGAGAVNGGATFLPSAAAQTTQTAAIDGIPETASLQINKRLGLPGETRDNGTEITSDVPGDPAEGIEFSIFPVTGIDLTTLAGWQAADDLDINTFFTGGGPNSYSSLITEGLGAEQTATTDAGGVAPFNDIDTGLYLVVEEANPTLTNGQAVAPAAPFLVTVPMTDPVDRTTWLDTVHVYPKNQAVAAPAKTIGDPVPTDVGAEGPNLTGSSLGELISYNIQGQVPDLSQETALNGFTITDKLPAELGEPQELTVSLNGTPLEADAFTSRTWPVTEDGAERQVLSVVLSADTLSGVAAEATIDVGFKAEVTAVPQATLDNQAWVSPTAIAAADGWNPGVDGPNPGTVSNATRSIYGEINIQKTGQGDDLTGLANAIFELHRCDADGNLAAGSLPIQVGGTTTWTTADDGGASISGIHLANVTDQDDLAGTYDDLWAGNGEQFCLVETEAPEGYALLPEPVGVTLPYGADTVNLVSVDQPIENVENNAGFSLPLTGGMGIWLILGGGILLLLIAAAYYLVTRKRDNA
- a CDS encoding class C sortase produces the protein MLWWLGGPDSGVSEMTVVEKAGAVKRSTVHKVIPIVLVIAGILVLLYPVAVTYLRNANHASIADAYRNSQTQVPEVDRAAWLERAREYNDTNTNIPILDPWLARVSKENAPYRGYLEQLNPTGDPEAPMATVSIPAIDSKLPLYHGTAAETLQRGLGHLYGSALPVGGEGNHSVLTGHTGLTTATMFDRLDEVVEGDVFYLDVLGEPLKYEVDQIKVVLPNEIDDLQPEEGRDLFTLITCTPYGVNSHRLLVRGTRVPMDEEELEEAFGDGGLWQTWMTWVLILVAIVLLIILVLVLRMLARKRAAYPGEGRHRVR
- a CDS encoding LPXTG cell wall anchor domain-containing protein, producing the protein MFANRRPVRTTAAAVILGLLCTAAAPCASARSVTPAVISESVPIVDANQLGQLTLEFRAPNLNDDNPGQTHVGVPVNIQRLIGIDLGTKEGWRQAAILEAEEVLAFPADRFTDHRSGNTGPDGRVSFAKLPLGLYTVTAPEGAELTFEPFVVTVPMTNATGTGWEYSFMVYPKAKVDAGTPTRDPEPDPIPGQEGAEPTTEPGGPGQTNRPGDSGPPESTPGDTEHSSGQPEKAGASGVDKSNREGLASTGAAVLSLVAAGLAMILLGLFLLRRRRTE